A single window of Gemmatimonadaceae bacterium DNA harbors:
- a CDS encoding efflux RND transporter periplasmic adaptor subunit: MHIRFDAIAGAGLLAIAAACSPSEPKTTEAAPVRVAGSVYTVKDTTVQTAFEADGVAQPLRQATLSTKLMGTILSVLVQEGDAVAAGQPLVRIDARDLSARQAQVAASIADAEAARRDAATQAGRIRALYADSAATRAQLDAVETGLARAEAGVHAARASAAEVSAMSAYAVVRAPFAAVVTRRFVDPGAFAAPGAPLVTVQDGTQLRIAASATPEIARALRRGETVRATIEGTTVQARIEGVVPAAAGNLYTINALVANPGGTILPGSTAALLLPQGEQVVRVVPVRAVLRSGDLTGVTVRAAEGDVTRWVRLGRTMGSVVEVTGGLRAGDRVVVPVGGAPPSAGGY; encoded by the coding sequence ATGCACATCCGATTCGATGCCATCGCTGGCGCGGGGCTGCTCGCCATCGCCGCCGCGTGTTCACCATCAGAACCCAAGACGACCGAGGCCGCGCCGGTGCGCGTGGCCGGCAGTGTCTACACCGTGAAGGACACGACCGTTCAGACAGCGTTCGAGGCCGACGGCGTTGCACAACCGCTCCGTCAGGCGACGCTCAGCACCAAGCTCATGGGCACCATCCTGTCCGTGCTCGTGCAGGAAGGCGACGCCGTAGCCGCTGGGCAGCCGCTCGTGCGGATCGATGCGCGCGACCTGTCGGCCAGGCAGGCGCAGGTGGCAGCCTCGATCGCCGACGCGGAGGCCGCGCGGCGAGACGCCGCGACGCAGGCCGGGCGCATTCGTGCGCTCTATGCTGACAGCGCGGCAACACGAGCACAGCTCGATGCGGTCGAGACCGGCCTGGCGCGAGCGGAGGCGGGCGTGCACGCGGCGCGTGCCTCGGCGGCGGAGGTGAGCGCGATGAGCGCGTATGCCGTGGTGCGCGCGCCGTTCGCGGCCGTGGTCACGCGACGCTTCGTGGATCCGGGCGCGTTCGCGGCGCCGGGAGCGCCACTCGTGACGGTGCAGGATGGGACGCAGCTTCGCATCGCGGCGAGCGCGACGCCGGAGATAGCGCGCGCCCTGCGGCGTGGCGAGACCGTGCGTGCCACAATCGAGGGGACGACGGTGCAGGCGCGCATCGAGGGCGTAGTGCCGGCCGCCGCGGGCAACCTCTACACGATCAATGCGCTCGTCGCGAACCCGGGAGGGACGATCCTGCCCGGGAGTACTGCTGCGCTGCTGCTGCCACAGGGCGAGCAGGTAGTGCGCGTGGTTCCGGTGCGCGCGGTGTTACGCTCCGGCGATCTCACGGGGGTCACGGTGCGCGCGGCCGAGGGCGACGTGACGCGCTGGGTGCGGCTGGGGCGCACCATGGGAAGTGTGGTCGAGGTGACCGGGGGCCTGCGCGCGGGCGATCGGGTAGTCGTACCCGTCGGCGGGGCACCGCCCTCGGCTGGGGGGTACTGA
- a CDS encoding metalloregulator ArsR/SmtB family transcription factor yields the protein MSKLKLTPEVIELISQRFRALAEPARLQILSCLRRGEMTVSELVDETGLGQANVSKHLQLLHTLGFVTRRKDGLFTYYALADRSVFALCEIMCDRLEAEARARRKLFAS from the coding sequence ATGAGCAAGTTGAAACTGACGCCGGAAGTCATCGAGCTCATCTCGCAGCGGTTCCGGGCGCTGGCCGAGCCCGCACGCCTGCAGATATTGAGCTGCTTGCGGCGTGGCGAGATGACGGTTTCCGAGCTCGTCGACGAAACGGGGCTCGGCCAAGCTAACGTCTCCAAGCACCTGCAGTTGCTGCACACGCTCGGCTTCGTCACGCGTCGCAAGGACGGGCTCTTCACGTACTATGCCCTGGCTGACCGGTCGGTGTTTGCGCTCTGCGAGATCATGTGCGATCGGCTCGAGGCCGAAGCGCGCGCCCGTCGCAAGCTGTTCGCGTCCTGA
- a CDS encoding metallophosphoesterase family protein, with product MATGPNGMRIGLISDTHGFLRPSVHNALEGVDLILHAGDVGGSEILDELRIIAPVQAVYGNTDPIGEPGFEQELVLEMGGLDIHVSHGHEVGSPTPAKLIAAYPQRIIVYGHTHRQLVTRADGRLVINPGAAGARRFNLAPSVARLTIADGEAEVEIVPLD from the coding sequence ATGGCGACTGGCCCGAACGGGATGCGCATCGGACTCATATCGGACACACACGGGTTTCTCCGGCCAAGCGTCCACAACGCGCTGGAAGGCGTGGATCTCATACTGCACGCGGGTGACGTGGGGGGATCGGAAATCCTCGACGAGTTGCGCATCATTGCGCCAGTGCAGGCGGTTTACGGCAACACCGATCCGATCGGGGAGCCCGGTTTCGAACAGGAGCTCGTTCTGGAGATGGGAGGCCTCGACATCCACGTGAGCCACGGACATGAGGTGGGAAGCCCGACGCCCGCGAAGCTCATCGCCGCGTATCCACAGCGGATCATCGTTTACGGTCACACCCATCGACAGCTCGTCACGCGCGCCGACGGCAGGCTGGTCATCAATCCCGGCGCCGCGGGCGCCCGCCGGTTCAACCTCGCGCCGAGTGTCGCGCGTCTCACGATCGCCGACGGTGAAGCGGAGGTGGAGATTGTTCCCCTCGATTGA
- a CDS encoding efflux RND transporter permease subunit, giving the protein MGISGRITQAFLQSKLTPLVAVASLAVGLLGILATPREEEPQISVPMIDVISAMPGASPSEAENLLARPIEQRMLEIPGVDHVYTMSGDGYAMVTVRFKVGEDQERSVTRVQAKLASAMDQAPPGALPPVVKPHSIDDVPVLTLTLHSASYDANMLRQVAGHVEDEIRTVPDVAQTFVVGGQPKQIRVTLDPARLAASGVTPGEVAAAIKGANARLQAGELATADQVYRIDVGAPLETPAEVGSVVVAMRGGAPVYIRNVADVTANFGEPTTYVSHQGRRGAPEPAVTIAVAKRHGANATQVTHAVMERVNAAKGRLLPADVNLTVTRDYGETAGEKARELMLHLLIATVSVTALIWLFLGWREAVVVLVAVPVTLALTLFAYYALGYTLNRITLFALIFSIGILVDDAIVVVENIYRHMKMGDRTPEVAAVEAVDEVGNPTILATFAVIAAILPMAFVSGMMGPYMRPIPVGASVAMLASLAVAFVVTPYLAYRLLKGHVHEHATPASVAGAPATVPDRAYESEEQSRFGRFYARIMTPLMERRRWRLSFYGGVVGLLLLSVGLLFVKAVKVKMLPFDNKSEFQVVLDLPEGTTLETTNALGQEVAGYLRRVPEVKSTEVYAGTAAPFNFNGLVRHYFMRSGPNVADVQVNLLPKGDRSRQSHAIVVAVRPGIDVIARRYDASAKVAEIPPGPPVLSTLVAEVYAADDSTRLAAARQVKHVFETTPGVVDVDWTVEAPGQQRTFRVDPVRAAEAGASVEQITQTLYLALSGAPAGITSSATAREGVAIVPRLPLEQRSSAEALLTLPIATATGPQPLARFVSVVRGTIKSSRVRKDLRSAIYVTGDVAGQIESPVYAIMEMNRRLDQIRVNGAGIARYNAVQPDRLTETAIKWDGEWQVTIEVFRDLGLAFAIVLVLIYVLVVGWFQSFKVPLVIMAPIPLTLIGILPGHAITGAFFTATSMIGMIALAGIIVRNSILLVDFIQLAEARGRPLRAAVLEAGAVRFRPIALTAAAVVIGGLVMVLDPIFQGLAVALMSGAVVATLLTMVVVPILYWELRRREPAPAPIPGHSDEDADGGVQWLQPAAHRDIA; this is encoded by the coding sequence GTGGGCATCTCCGGACGCATCACGCAGGCATTCCTGCAATCCAAGCTGACGCCGCTCGTCGCCGTGGCGTCACTCGCGGTGGGGCTGCTCGGTATTCTCGCGACGCCGCGCGAGGAGGAGCCGCAGATCTCGGTACCGATGATCGACGTGATCTCGGCCATGCCGGGTGCATCGCCGAGCGAGGCCGAGAACCTGCTCGCCCGCCCCATCGAGCAGCGCATGCTCGAGATCCCGGGTGTGGACCACGTCTACACGATGTCGGGCGACGGCTACGCCATGGTGACCGTCCGCTTCAAGGTGGGCGAGGACCAGGAGCGGAGCGTGACCAGGGTCCAGGCCAAGCTTGCGAGCGCCATGGATCAGGCGCCTCCCGGTGCACTCCCGCCAGTGGTGAAGCCGCACTCGATCGACGACGTACCGGTGCTCACGCTGACGCTGCACTCCGCGAGCTACGACGCGAACATGCTGCGCCAGGTGGCGGGGCATGTGGAGGACGAGATCCGCACTGTGCCCGACGTGGCGCAGACATTCGTGGTGGGCGGCCAGCCGAAGCAGATTCGCGTGACGCTCGACCCGGCGCGGCTGGCGGCGAGCGGGGTGACGCCGGGCGAGGTGGCGGCGGCGATCAAGGGGGCGAACGCCCGGCTCCAGGCTGGCGAGCTCGCCACGGCCGATCAGGTATACCGCATCGACGTCGGGGCGCCGCTCGAGACACCCGCCGAGGTTGGGAGCGTGGTGGTGGCGATGCGCGGCGGCGCACCGGTGTACATCCGCAACGTCGCCGACGTGACGGCCAACTTCGGCGAGCCCACCACCTATGTGTCGCACCAGGGACGGCGCGGCGCGCCCGAGCCCGCGGTCACCATCGCGGTCGCGAAGCGCCATGGCGCCAACGCCACGCAGGTGACGCACGCCGTGATGGAGCGCGTGAACGCGGCGAAGGGGCGGCTGCTTCCGGCCGACGTGAACCTCACGGTGACGCGCGACTACGGCGAGACGGCCGGAGAGAAGGCGCGGGAGCTGATGCTGCACCTGCTCATCGCGACCGTGTCGGTCACGGCGCTCATCTGGCTGTTCCTGGGGTGGCGGGAGGCCGTCGTGGTGCTGGTGGCTGTGCCGGTCACGCTCGCGCTCACGCTGTTCGCGTACTACGCGCTGGGCTACACGCTCAATCGCATTACGCTGTTCGCGCTGATCTTCTCCATCGGCATCCTGGTGGACGACGCCATCGTGGTGGTGGAGAACATCTACCGCCACATGAAGATGGGCGACCGCACACCCGAGGTGGCGGCGGTGGAGGCCGTGGATGAGGTGGGAAATCCCACGATCCTGGCGACGTTCGCGGTGATCGCGGCGATCCTGCCAATGGCATTCGTCTCCGGCATGATGGGCCCGTACATGCGCCCCATCCCCGTGGGCGCATCGGTCGCAATGCTCGCGTCGCTCGCGGTGGCGTTCGTGGTGACGCCGTATCTGGCGTACCGGTTGCTCAAGGGCCACGTACACGAACACGCGACGCCGGCATCCGTCGCCGGTGCGCCCGCCACGGTGCCCGATCGCGCATATGAGTCGGAGGAACAGTCGCGCTTCGGCCGATTCTACGCGCGCATCATGACGCCGCTCATGGAGCGCCGGCGCTGGCGGCTGAGCTTCTACGGCGGAGTCGTAGGGCTGTTGCTCCTCTCGGTCGGACTGCTCTTCGTCAAGGCAGTGAAGGTGAAGATGCTCCCGTTCGACAACAAGAGCGAATTCCAGGTGGTGCTCGATCTGCCGGAAGGGACGACTCTCGAGACAACGAATGCGCTGGGTCAGGAGGTCGCCGGCTACCTGCGGCGCGTACCCGAGGTGAAGAGCACGGAGGTGTACGCCGGCACGGCAGCGCCGTTCAACTTCAACGGTCTGGTGCGGCACTACTTCATGCGTTCGGGGCCGAACGTGGCCGACGTGCAGGTGAACCTGCTGCCCAAGGGTGACCGGTCGCGCCAGAGCCACGCCATCGTCGTGGCTGTACGGCCAGGGATCGACGTGATCGCGCGCCGCTACGATGCGTCGGCCAAGGTTGCGGAGATTCCGCCCGGCCCACCCGTGCTCTCCACGCTCGTGGCCGAGGTGTACGCCGCGGACGACTCCACGCGCCTGGCGGCGGCGCGACAGGTGAAGCACGTGTTCGAGACGACGCCGGGTGTGGTGGACGTCGATTGGACAGTCGAGGCGCCGGGGCAGCAGCGCACGTTCCGCGTTGACCCCGTGCGCGCGGCGGAGGCCGGCGCGAGCGTGGAGCAGATCACGCAGACGCTGTATCTGGCCCTCTCGGGCGCCCCGGCCGGTATCACGAGCTCGGCGACCGCGCGCGAAGGGGTGGCCATCGTGCCGCGACTCCCGCTGGAGCAGCGCTCGTCGGCGGAGGCTCTGCTCACCCTCCCCATCGCGACCGCCACCGGACCGCAGCCGCTCGCGCGCTTCGTGAGCGTGGTCAGGGGAACCATCAAGAGCAGCCGCGTGCGCAAGGATCTGCGTTCAGCCATCTACGTGACGGGCGACGTGGCCGGTCAGATCGAATCACCGGTGTACGCGATCATGGAGATGAATCGCCGCCTGGACCAGATCCGCGTGAATGGCGCGGGCATCGCGCGCTACAACGCGGTGCAGCCGGACCGGCTCACCGAGACGGCCATCAAGTGGGACGGCGAGTGGCAGGTGACCATCGAGGTCTTCCGCGACCTCGGGCTCGCGTTCGCCATCGTGCTGGTGCTGATCTACGTGCTGGTGGTCGGCTGGTTCCAGTCGTTCAAGGTGCCGCTCGTGATCATGGCGCCCATCCCGCTGACGCTCATCGGCATCCTGCCAGGGCATGCGATCACGGGCGCGTTCTTCACGGCGACATCCATGATCGGCATGATCGCGCTCGCCGGAATTATCGTGCGCAACTCGATTCTGCTGGTGGATTTCATCCAGCTTGCCGAGGCGCGTGGGCGCCCGCTGCGCGCGGCGGTGCTCGAGGCGGGCGCGGTGCGCTTCAGGCCTATCGCGCTCACTGCGGCCGCGGTCGTGATCGGCGGATTGGTGATGGTGCTCGACCCGATCTTCCAGGGCCTCGCCGTGGCGCTCATGAGCGGCGCTGTGGTGGCCACGCTGCTCACGATGGTCGTCGTTCCAATCCTCTACTGGGAGCTGCGCCGGCGCGAGCCGGCGCCCGCTCCGATTCCAGGGCACTCCGATGAAGATGCTGATGGTGGTGTACAGTGGCTCCAGCCCGCAGCGCATCGCGACATTGCTTGA
- a CDS encoding plastocyanin/azurin family copper-binding protein, with protein MNHVRFFELIALASAVACSGGGGSTGPATNTGGGGGGGGGGGGGGTSCPTGAVCFLSSSFTPASLTVGKGASVQFINDSGITHDLNWDGTRPPGIADIPLHSSGTNNRTFNDTGTYAFHCTQHSGMNGSIIVQ; from the coding sequence ATGAATCACGTCCGTTTTTTTGAGTTGATCGCACTCGCGTCAGCGGTGGCTTGTTCAGGCGGCGGAGGGAGCACCGGTCCCGCTACGAACACTGGCGGTGGAGGAGGGGGAGGAGGAGGAGGTGGTGGTGGTGGCACCAGTTGCCCGACAGGCGCGGTGTGCTTCCTTTCGAGCTCGTTCACACCGGCATCGCTCACCGTCGGAAAAGGCGCGAGCGTGCAGTTCATCAACGACTCGGGAATCACTCACGACCTGAACTGGGATGGCACGCGGCCGCCCGGCATCGCCGACATACCGCTTCACAGCTCGGGAACGAACAACCGGACCTTCAATGACACCGGGACGTATGCGTTCCACTGCACTCAACACTCGGGGATGAACGGCTCGATCATCGTCCAGTAG
- a CDS encoding 4'-phosphopantetheinyl transferase superfamily protein: MFPSIELAPDVVDVWMAPLDVNADEMNALLHRLSPSEQKRVGALLEERAVHQYVVSRAMQRQLLAGYVGGSPADISFGVVGMGKPTLSKPNDIGLTFNTTHSGNLVIIVVTANRDVGVDVEKLKPIPRALQVAKRFFSEDEYRMLSALPEDEIDLAFLSIWVRREGTAKARGDSVWRGLASWKNGEIDREQVKKREWTVVPLDLGPDFVGVVVARGNDWRVVMRGAPSVI, encoded by the coding sequence TTGTTCCCCTCGATTGAGCTCGCGCCCGACGTGGTGGACGTGTGGATGGCTCCCCTCGACGTGAACGCCGACGAGATGAACGCCCTGCTCCACCGTCTGTCGCCGAGCGAGCAGAAGCGCGTCGGTGCGCTGCTGGAGGAGCGCGCGGTGCATCAGTACGTCGTCTCGCGAGCAATGCAGCGACAGCTTCTCGCCGGCTATGTCGGAGGATCGCCAGCCGACATCAGCTTCGGCGTCGTCGGGATGGGGAAGCCGACGCTCTCGAAGCCGAACGACATTGGGCTCACGTTCAACACGACGCATTCGGGGAACCTCGTCATCATCGTGGTGACCGCAAACCGCGACGTTGGTGTGGACGTCGAGAAGCTGAAGCCGATCCCGCGCGCACTCCAGGTGGCGAAGCGCTTTTTCTCGGAAGACGAATATCGCATGCTGTCCGCGCTTCCCGAAGACGAGATAGACCTCGCTTTCCTGTCTATATGGGTAAGGCGGGAAGGCACCGCGAAGGCGAGGGGAGACAGCGTGTGGCGCGGCCTGGCGAGCTGGAAGAATGGAGAGATCGACCGCGAGCAGGTGAAAAAGCGCGAATGGACGGTCGTACCGCTCGATCTCGGCCCCGACTTCGTGGGCGTCGTCGTCGCGCGCGGAAATGACTGGCGGGTAGTGATGCGGGGAGCGCCGTCTGTCATCTGA
- the queG gene encoding tRNA epoxyqueuosine(34) reductase QueG, which yields MIAAELEPQADFSRLIKAQTYGLGFDLVGFTSLGPAETADAFDEWLSGGYAGEMEYLARGAAKRRDTHLPFPGVTSAIVVGMNYGGTAPSGPIARYARGDDYHDVMWKKLDSLHEWIDSQVGRSVTGRSYVDTGPILERDLARRAGLGWFGKNTNLINPKLGSFFFIGALVVDLDLEPDAPFEADRCGTCTRCLDACPTSAFVEPRVLDATLCISYLTIEAKGDIPIELREGVGDSIYGCDICQEVCPWNVKFSRDATEGAFAAREVIAGKDARTLAREILAMDDEQFRTVFKGSPMKRAKRRGLKRNAAVVLGNAGDERER from the coding sequence GTGATCGCGGCGGAGCTGGAGCCGCAGGCGGATTTCTCGCGGCTCATCAAGGCGCAGACATACGGACTCGGATTCGACCTCGTCGGGTTCACCTCGCTTGGACCCGCGGAGACCGCGGACGCATTCGATGAATGGCTGTCAGGCGGATATGCCGGAGAGATGGAGTACCTGGCGCGTGGCGCGGCGAAGCGGCGCGACACGCATCTTCCCTTCCCTGGAGTCACGAGCGCGATCGTGGTCGGTATGAATTACGGCGGTACCGCTCCATCCGGTCCGATCGCCCGCTACGCGAGAGGTGACGACTACCACGACGTGATGTGGAAGAAGCTCGATTCTCTCCACGAGTGGATCGATTCGCAGGTCGGCCGTTCCGTAACGGGACGGTCATACGTGGACACCGGTCCGATTCTCGAGCGCGATCTCGCGCGCCGGGCCGGGCTCGGGTGGTTCGGCAAGAACACCAACCTGATCAATCCGAAGCTCGGCTCGTTCTTCTTCATCGGCGCGCTTGTCGTGGATCTCGACCTCGAGCCGGACGCGCCGTTCGAGGCCGACCGATGTGGCACCTGCACCCGGTGTCTCGATGCGTGCCCCACAAGTGCGTTCGTCGAGCCGAGGGTGCTCGATGCGACGCTATGCATCTCGTATCTGACGATCGAGGCAAAGGGTGATATCCCGATCGAGCTGCGTGAGGGTGTCGGCGACTCGATCTACGGTTGCGATATCTGCCAGGAGGTGTGTCCGTGGAACGTGAAGTTCTCACGGGACGCGACGGAGGGGGCGTTCGCAGCGCGTGAGGTGATTGCGGGGAAGGACGCGCGCACGCTCGCGCGTGAGATTCTCGCGATGGATGACGAGCAGTTCCGCACTGTGTTCAAGGGCTCGCCGATGAAGCGTGCGAAACGCCGAGGCCTCAAGCGCAACGCGGCTGTGGTGCTTGGCAATGCCGGTGACGAGCGCGAGCGGTGA
- a CDS encoding DUF2892 domain-containing protein yields the protein MCNDNIIRRFAGVFILVSIALGYWVHPAWLLFTAFVGANLLQSSFTAFCPLERMLGWAGLAGCTPARGRE from the coding sequence ATGTGCAACGACAATATCATTCGCCGCTTCGCTGGCGTCTTCATCCTCGTCTCGATCGCCCTCGGCTACTGGGTACACCCCGCGTGGCTGCTGTTCACGGCGTTCGTGGGGGCCAACCTGCTGCAGTCGAGCTTCACCGCCTTCTGTCCACTGGAGCGGATGCTCGGCTGGGCGGGGCTCGCCGGCTGCACGCCGGCGCGCGGGCGTGAATAG
- a CDS encoding TolC family protein, whose protein sequence is MTSSAIALYMLGLSGLATQSAGAQLTLSAAMHQADQSAYANRVAAGTAAAQTAQAIAPLKGILPSVHLEAGYVRTTDPIGVFGAKLRQRIVTPSDFDPQRLNYPGAIGNYQSSVVLEQPVFIADAWAGRKAARRGADASRESASWTRLSTRVDVVQAYYGAVLAAERAATLQVAARAAHAHVSQSEAMVRQGLATRSDALLASVRAGEIDVQLAEADGGAETARHQLAIMLGFGQGDLPVGMNAPAALPSADRIRAVVAADTTSAPAEPRADVRAAQEGLAAARADALRARAAYLPRINSFARYDWNAPNRPYGGDRNWTVGVMASWNPFGGASELSDVRATAGRAMAARAQTDAARANATLDIAQTRTTLAVALTRLAIAERSAAQSAEAHRIVSRKYEGGLATVVELLDAQATEVQSALALSQARYGAIVGAAERRRALGGDPATLAALDDAARSPAASAATTLTPTPPDLSRTPAPVAPSTR, encoded by the coding sequence ATGACCAGTTCCGCTATCGCGTTGTACATGCTCGGCCTGAGCGGGCTGGCCACCCAGTCCGCCGGCGCACAGCTCACGCTCTCCGCAGCCATGCATCAGGCTGATCAGTCGGCCTACGCCAATCGCGTTGCCGCGGGCACGGCCGCCGCGCAGACAGCCCAGGCCATCGCCCCGCTGAAGGGGATCCTGCCGAGCGTACATCTCGAGGCCGGCTACGTCCGCACCACCGATCCTATCGGCGTGTTCGGCGCGAAACTGCGCCAGCGGATCGTCACGCCATCCGACTTCGATCCGCAGCGGTTGAACTACCCGGGCGCCATCGGAAACTACCAGAGCAGCGTCGTGCTCGAGCAGCCGGTGTTCATCGCCGACGCCTGGGCCGGTCGGAAGGCGGCGCGCCGTGGCGCCGATGCCAGCCGCGAGTCGGCAAGCTGGACACGGCTCTCGACGCGTGTTGACGTGGTGCAGGCGTACTACGGTGCCGTGCTCGCCGCCGAGCGGGCCGCCACGCTCCAGGTGGCGGCCCGCGCGGCGCACGCGCACGTGTCCCAGTCGGAAGCGATGGTGCGGCAGGGACTCGCGACGCGCTCCGACGCGCTCCTCGCCTCGGTGCGCGCGGGCGAGATCGACGTGCAGCTCGCCGAAGCGGATGGTGGCGCGGAGACGGCGCGTCACCAGCTCGCCATTATGCTGGGATTCGGCCAGGGTGATCTGCCAGTCGGCATGAACGCGCCAGCCGCGCTCCCGTCGGCGGATCGCATCCGGGCGGTAGTGGCGGCCGACACCACGTCGGCTCCTGCCGAGCCGCGCGCCGACGTGCGTGCCGCACAGGAAGGACTGGCGGCTGCGCGCGCCGACGCCCTCCGTGCGCGCGCTGCGTATCTGCCGCGCATCAATTCGTTCGCGCGGTACGACTGGAACGCGCCGAATCGGCCGTATGGCGGTGATCGGAACTGGACCGTCGGCGTGATGGCGTCGTGGAATCCGTTCGGCGGCGCGAGTGAGCTGTCCGATGTGCGCGCGACCGCGGGCCGCGCCATGGCGGCACGCGCCCAGACTGATGCGGCTCGGGCCAACGCCACGCTCGACATTGCGCAGACCCGGACCACGCTCGCCGTCGCGCTCACGCGGCTCGCCATCGCCGAGCGGTCGGCGGCGCAGAGCGCCGAAGCGCACCGGATCGTGTCGCGGAAGTACGAGGGCGGTCTGGCGACTGTGGTCGAGCTGCTGGACGCGCAAGCGACGGAGGTACAGAGCGCGCTGGCGCTGTCGCAGGCCCGCTATGGCGCCATCGTCGGGGCGGCCGAGCGCCGCCGCGCGCTTGGTGGCGATCCCGCGACGCTGGCGGCGCTCGATGATGCGGCGCGATCGCCCGCCGCATCCGCCGCGACGACGCTCACACCCACACCCCCAGATCTTTCGCGCACGCCAGCGCCAGTCGCGCCCAGCACGCGCTGA
- a CDS encoding alkaline phosphatase family protein, which produces MSVIVIVADGARPDTLSGAMRRGIVPALSALRDDGGLHTVTSVFPSVTGPAYAPFVMGRYPGPIGLPGLRWYDRERATCRLPGHSRSYVGPEMRMVDRDLDPSVPTIFELAKSSMAALNVIGRGLRAEDRIGSGAGFAIRTGWTHFSGKVSGWLDIDRRIASRVVAHVRRKQPDFVFAALTGIDKSSHFEGHTGAYVDLALTIVDDTVAELRHDAERQGTWESTHLWVVSDHGHSPVRQHDDIAGLIGRLGFRTIAHPFVFSPRGEVAVMVSGNAMAHVYLDLARRVRPWLGELDGRWQSVRDALLARESVDLMILPSAPGACEIHARGRGSARMAWGNGRISYEPMDGDPLGLGSQRDLTDDESYDVTFASDYPDSLVQISRLSDSPRTGEIVLSAARNWDFRAKWEPIPHESSHGALHREHMLVPLLMNRPPATAPRRTVDVMPSALRALGIPVPPGLDGRSYL; this is translated from the coding sequence GTGTCCGTAATAGTCATCGTCGCCGACGGAGCGCGCCCGGATACGCTGTCCGGTGCGATGAGGCGCGGTATCGTGCCCGCGCTGAGCGCGCTTCGCGACGACGGCGGCCTGCACACGGTGACATCCGTATTCCCCTCGGTCACGGGACCCGCCTATGCACCGTTCGTCATGGGCAGGTATCCCGGCCCCATCGGTCTCCCGGGCCTGCGGTGGTACGATCGCGAGCGCGCCACATGCCGGCTCCCGGGCCACTCGCGCAGCTACGTCGGCCCCGAAATGAGGATGGTGGACAGGGATCTCGACCCCTCCGTGCCGACGATCTTCGAGCTGGCAAAGTCAAGCATGGCTGCCCTGAACGTCATTGGCCGCGGACTTCGCGCCGAGGACCGCATCGGAAGCGGGGCGGGATTCGCGATACGCACCGGGTGGACGCACTTCAGCGGCAAGGTGAGCGGATGGCTCGACATTGATCGCCGGATAGCGTCGCGAGTCGTGGCCCACGTCAGGCGCAAGCAACCGGATTTCGTCTTCGCCGCGCTCACTGGAATAGACAAGTCGTCGCATTTCGAAGGTCACACCGGCGCGTACGTGGATCTGGCACTGACAATCGTGGACGACACTGTCGCCGAGCTGCGCCACGACGCCGAGCGGCAGGGGACGTGGGAGTCTACGCATCTGTGGGTGGTGAGTGATCACGGGCATTCGCCGGTCCGTCAGCACGATGACATCGCCGGTCTGATCGGCAGACTCGGGTTCCGGACCATCGCGCACCCGTTCGTGTTCTCGCCGCGCGGAGAAGTGGCGGTGATGGTGAGCGGGAACGCAATGGCTCATGTCTATCTCGACCTCGCGCGCCGCGTGCGTCCGTGGCTCGGCGAGCTGGACGGGAGATGGCAATCGGTTCGCGACGCGCTTCTGGCGCGCGAATCCGTGGATCTGATGATTCTGCCATCGGCTCCGGGGGCGTGCGAGATACACGCGCGAGGTCGCGGCTCGGCACGGATGGCGTGGGGGAATGGCCGCATCTCGTATGAGCCAATGGACGGCGATCCGCTGGGGCTCGGATCGCAGCGGGATCTGACCGATGACGAATCCTACGACGTGACCTTTGCCAGCGACTATCCCGACTCACTCGTGCAGATATCGCGGCTCTCCGACTCGCCGCGAACCGGAGAGATCGTGTTGTCGGCTGCGCGCAACTGGGATTTCCGGGCGAAGTGGGAGCCCATTCCTCATGAATCATCGCACGGCGCGCTGCACCGCGAGCACATGCTCGTGCCGCTGTTGATGAATCGCCCGCCGGCGACTGCGCCGCGCAGAACGGTTGACGTAATGCCCAGCGCGCTGCGGGCGCTGGGCATTCCCGTTCCTCCAGGACTGGACGGCCGATCGTACCTGTAG